From the genome of Nerophis ophidion isolate RoL-2023_Sa linkage group LG25, RoL_Noph_v1.0, whole genome shotgun sequence, one region includes:
- the LOC133543076 gene encoding immunoglobulin superfamily containing leucine-rich repeat protein 2-like: MCSAKRRRPSLPQTSHGVFVRRLVFCWTSQLLASRSARELKMSARESLFLLTVVSSTIFSASLECPPLCTCSIKYGRHFAECSYKDLATIPSDLPHNVATLSLSANKIRTVPRGVFANVTRMMSLWMAHNEIVSVEPGSVSTLVHLRNFDVSHNKIADFPWSDLQNLTRLQLLKMNHNEMVRLPRGALADLKDLRSVHLNNNKLLTISEGTFDSLTSLSHLQLFNNPFACTCSLSWFRDWFLTSTLSVPKMNLMTCATPKELKGEMIVNLAESKCAQPTVTIRTQPQVGDTTLYEGDALVLTCDFKGNPTPLVMWSIRSHPKEPPHSFLSHSPVQIYHNGTVIISHLSKDDSGNYSCSASNKFGTAIDSLLVKVSSGPTSVVMTDATQQPVVTETSVFDSVAERKEVLLTSFPTAEITPQYFEESISPTKCGLTAKTRHVSNHVFNRSLDDTTQHVFDFGIIALGVSETEVTVKLNPLLIPRDSNWTIAVSPDSPHNVSQKPYRLPENSEESRSRGLYLCVTPDRKYSPVLWSQIKEGVNTYLLSGLRPGTNYSLCLTYKGEVCEVQVLFATKRKVPNLVIIITVSICLLTVSTVPLLGATCFHLVYKYRSKTYKLILKARDQYQMERTLATNVNVHALLTESQGDMAISQLDESGDAEKEADTEESIVTESVALSQSRGNLDDCEVGSEFSEGLPLGAEAVNISSKDNYVQYISDCELELA; encoded by the exons ATGTGCAGCGCTAAGAGGAGGAGACCCAGCCTCCCTCAAACTTCCCATGGCGTGTTTGTGCGCCGCCTTGTCTTCTGCTGGACGTCGCAGCTCCTCGCCTCAAGATCAGCTCGG gagCTGAAAATGTCCGCCAGAGAATCCCTGTTTTTATTAACGGTGGTGAGTTCTACTATCTTCAGCGCCTCATTGGAATGCCCGCCGCTTTGTACTTGCTCTATCAAATATGGACGCCATTTTGCTGAATGCTCCTACAAAGACTTGGCCACAATCCCATCCGACCTGCCACACAATGTCGCCACTCTCAGTCTCTCGGCAAACAAGATCCGTACGGTACCACGAGGCGTTTTCGCCAACGTGACCCGGATGATGTCACTGTGGATGGCCCACAACGAAATCGTCTCTGTTGAGCCAGGAAGCGTCTCGACTCTGGTTCATCTGCGCAACTTTGACGTCAGCCATAACAAGATAGCCGACTTTCCATGGAGCGATCTGCAGAATCTGACTCGGCTGCAGCTGCTGAAGATGAACCACAATGAAATGGTCCGCCTTCCTCGCGGAGCCTTGGCGGACCTCAAAGACCTGAGGTCCGTCCATCTCAACAACAACAAACTTCTGACCATATCAGAGGGGACATTCGACTCCTTGACTTCTCTGTCCCATTTGCAGCTCTTCAACAATCCTTTTGCATGCACTTGTTCACTCAGCTGGTTCAGAGATTGGTTCTTGACCTCCACCCTCTCAGTCCCCAAAATGAACCTAATGACTTGTGCTACTCCAAAGGAACTTAAAGGAGAGATGATTGTGAACTTAGCTGAGTCCAAATGCGCTCAGCCGACCGTCACAATCAGGACTCAGCCACAGGTTGGCGACACAACTTTGTATGAGGGCGATGCTTTGGTCTTAACTTGTGACTTCAAAGGCAACCCGACGCCATTGGTCATGTGGAGTATTCGCAGTCACCCGAAAGAACCTCCTCACTCCTTCTTGTCCCATAGTCCGGTCCAAATCTATCACAATGGAACCGTCATCATCTCACATCTCAGCAAGGATGACAGCGGCAACTACAGCTGCTCTGCCTCCAACAAGTTTGGTACGGCGATTGACTCACTCTTAGTCAAAGTGTCCTCAGGGCCAACGTCTGTAGTCATGACCGATGCAACACAACAACCGGTCGTAACGGAAACATCTGTGTTTGATTCCGTAGCTGAGAGAAAAGAAGTCTTGCTTACCTCCTTTCCGACCGCAGAGATCACCCCTCAGTATTTTGAGGAGTCGATAAGCCCGACCAAATGCGGCTTGACTGCTAAAACGAgacatgtttcaaatcatgtctTCAATCGGAGCTTGGATGACACCACTCAGCACGTGTTTGACTTCGGCATCATTGCGCTGGGGGTGTCAGAAACGGAGGTCACCGTAAAACTCAACCCTCTTCTAATACCCAGAGACAGTAACTGGACTATCGCAGTCTCACCAGATAGTCCTCATAATGTCAGCCAAAAGCCTTACAGGCTTCCAGAGAACTCTGAAGAATCCCGTTCAAGAGGGTTGTATCTGTGTGTCACCCCTGACCGCAAATACTCGCCTGTGCTGTGGTCACAGATCAAAGAGGGCGTCAACacctacctactcagtggtctacgGCCAGGTACTAACTACTCCCTGTGTCTGACCTACAAAGGGGAGGTCTGTGAGGTTCAGGTGCTCTTCGCCACCAAAAGAAAAGTCCCTAACCTGGTCATCATAATCACAGTCAGCATTTGCCTTCTGACCGTGTCAACCGTCCCCCTACTTGGAGCCACATGTTTCCACTTGGTGTACAAATACCGCAGCAAGACGTACAAGCTGATCCTGAAGGCCAGAGACCAGTACCAGATGGAAAGGACGCTTGCCACTAACGTTAACGTCCACGCACTTCTAACCGAGTCTCAGGGGGACATGGCCATCAGTCAGCTGGATGAGAGTGGAGATGCGGAGAAGGAGGCGGACACGGAGGAAAGCATAGTGACCGAGTCCGTCGCTTTGTCTCAGTCCAGAGGGAATTTGGACGACTGCGAGGTCGGATCGGAGTTCAGCGAGGGGCTTCCTTTGGGGGCTGAAGCGGTCAATATCTCCAGCAAGGACAACTATGTGCAGTACATCAGTGACTGTGAACTGGAGCTAGCATAA